A single genomic interval of uncultured Sphaerochaeta sp. harbors:
- the phoU gene encoding phosphate signaling complex protein PhoU, with translation MDQNISKLDEKMQFFQEMLIQMVNRVEEAIYQAQYAFRNHDVELAKKVIANDWFIDQLQEMVENDAVRLLVSETPYGHYMRHIIAGIKIVSSLERMGDHAAHMAKMASSEEEAMFIPFVERISEMALLGATMTRKVVEAFIDVKAEKAIEVASLDDKMDAERDALNADLFALRPETEAEMERILNLFYLTKEMERYGDHVTTICRWIVYMDKGQRPKLNGPKKTE, from the coding sequence ATGGACCAAAATATCAGTAAACTTGATGAGAAGATGCAATTCTTCCAAGAAATGCTCATTCAAATGGTGAATAGGGTGGAGGAAGCAATCTACCAGGCACAATATGCGTTTCGAAACCACGATGTGGAGTTGGCCAAGAAAGTCATAGCCAACGACTGGTTCATCGACCAGCTGCAGGAGATGGTGGAGAATGATGCTGTGAGACTTCTGGTAAGTGAGACTCCTTATGGGCATTATATGCGTCATATCATTGCAGGGATCAAGATTGTATCCAGCTTGGAGAGAATGGGTGACCATGCTGCCCATATGGCAAAGATGGCAAGTAGTGAAGAGGAAGCAATGTTTATCCCGTTTGTAGAACGTATCAGCGAAATGGCACTGCTCGGTGCTACCATGACCCGCAAGGTTGTTGAAGCCTTCATTGATGTGAAGGCAGAGAAGGCAATCGAGGTTGCATCCCTTGACGACAAGATGGATGCAGAGCGGGATGCCTTGAACGCTGATTTGTTTGCTCTCAGGCCAGAGACAGAGGCTGAGATGGAGCGTATCCTCAATCTCTTTTATCTGACAAAGGAGATGGAACGGTATGGGGACCATGTTACTACCATATGCCGATGGATTGTCTACATGGACAAGGGTCAGAGGCCGAAGCTCAACGGACCAAAAAAGACTGAGTAG
- the pstB gene encoding phosphate ABC transporter ATP-binding protein PstB yields MQATEAESFEFLGKAEPDTKQEIITLEDVNIHYGNFHAVKDASLPIYEKQVTAFIGPSGCGKSTVLRSINRMNDMIKGATIDGNVLFHGHDLYAKDVDPVLIRRSIGMVFQKPNPFPKSIYENITWGAKINGFRGDYDELVETSLQKAALWDEVKDKLKQNALRLSGGQQQRLCIARTLAVQPEVILMDEPASALDPIATGRIEELILELKKYYTIVIVTHNMGQASRVSDHTAFFMVDVKRTGYLEEYAPTEQLFLNPAHKKTEEYISGKFG; encoded by the coding sequence ATGCAAGCAACAGAAGCAGAAAGTTTTGAGTTCCTAGGGAAAGCAGAACCAGATACAAAACAGGAGATCATAACCCTGGAGGACGTGAATATCCATTACGGCAATTTTCATGCAGTAAAGGATGCTTCCCTTCCCATCTATGAGAAACAGGTTACTGCATTCATTGGACCTTCAGGGTGTGGGAAGAGTACCGTACTGAGAAGCATCAACCGAATGAATGACATGATAAAGGGGGCAACGATTGATGGTAATGTACTGTTCCATGGCCACGATCTCTATGCGAAGGATGTTGACCCGGTTCTGATCAGAAGAAGCATCGGCATGGTGTTCCAGAAACCCAATCCATTCCCCAAATCGATTTATGAGAATATTACCTGGGGAGCAAAAATCAATGGATTCAGAGGGGACTACGACGAACTGGTGGAGACCAGCCTGCAGAAGGCAGCTCTCTGGGATGAGGTCAAGGATAAGCTCAAGCAGAATGCCCTTCGACTCAGTGGAGGACAGCAGCAGCGTCTCTGTATTGCAAGGACCCTGGCTGTACAGCCTGAGGTTATCCTGATGGATGAACCGGCCTCAGCACTCGACCCTATCGCAACAGGTCGTATCGAGGAGCTGATCCTCGAACTGAAGAAATACTACACGATTGTCATTGTCACGCATAATATGGGTCAGGCATCACGTGTTTCAGACCATACCGCATTCTTCATGGTTGATGTGAAGCGGACGGGCTATCTGGAGGAGTATGCTCCCACCGAGCAGCTGTTCCTCAACCCGGCACATAAAAAGACGGAAGAGTACATCTCCGGAAAATTCGGTTGA
- the pstA gene encoding phosphate ABC transporter permease PstA: protein MNNMQTESMFGTKAESLLLMQKRARLSIFWKVIFIFATTVAVLFLLLLLVSVIDSIFGYAVIRNEVNISELISGASSLDEFSRSQLEETARNNLSSGILRRVEYEKPIAERSDRELRALIEQYIIKPSVLRSWGLWGSITKQDEIGAFMANQEDSYLIFKSWITPDFLTNDQSANPLNAGIRTALLGSLWIIAITFLLAFPIGVGSAIYLEEYAEDTKLNRMLQLNIFNLSAVPSIIYGLLGLAVFVRAMEEVTSGAFLSAVADTTANGRTILSGGLALGLLVLPIIIINTQEALKGVPDSLRMSSYGVGATKWQTIWSQVLPVSFDRILTGTILALSRALGETAPLVVIGASTFISVDPSSIFSKFTTLPIQIYQWSARPQGSYRNIAAAAIIVLLVLLLVLNSGAIYLRDKLAKKKRMAA from the coding sequence ATGAATAATATGCAGACAGAATCGATGTTTGGCACCAAGGCAGAGAGCCTGCTCTTGATGCAGAAACGCGCTCGCTTATCGATATTCTGGAAAGTGATATTTATCTTCGCTACAACAGTCGCAGTCTTGTTTCTGCTGCTGTTGCTTGTATCGGTGATTGACTCCATTTTTGGGTATGCAGTCATCAGAAACGAGGTAAATATTTCAGAGTTGATCAGTGGGGCCTCGTCCTTGGATGAGTTCTCCCGGTCCCAATTGGAGGAGACTGCAAGGAACAACCTCTCCAGTGGGATACTGAGAAGGGTGGAGTATGAGAAGCCGATAGCAGAACGTTCCGATCGTGAGTTACGTGCCCTGATAGAGCAATATATCATAAAGCCATCGGTACTCAGGAGCTGGGGCCTTTGGGGCTCGATCACCAAACAGGATGAGATTGGTGCCTTTATGGCAAATCAGGAAGATTCGTATTTGATCTTCAAGAGCTGGATAACCCCGGATTTTCTTACCAATGACCAAAGTGCCAATCCCCTCAATGCGGGTATTCGCACTGCACTCCTTGGCTCCCTCTGGATTATTGCCATTACCTTCTTGCTGGCTTTCCCCATCGGGGTGGGTTCAGCCATCTATCTGGAGGAGTATGCAGAGGATACAAAACTGAATCGTATGTTGCAGCTCAACATCTTCAATCTCAGTGCAGTACCTTCCATTATCTACGGCCTTTTGGGATTGGCCGTATTTGTAAGGGCCATGGAAGAGGTGACCAGTGGGGCATTTCTCAGTGCGGTTGCCGATACCACTGCTAATGGCAGGACTATTCTCAGTGGAGGACTTGCCTTGGGGTTGTTGGTACTCCCGATCATTATCATCAACACACAGGAAGCCCTCAAGGGTGTTCCCGACTCACTGAGGATGAGCAGCTACGGGGTGGGAGCAACAAAGTGGCAGACCATCTGGAGTCAGGTACTCCCTGTCAGTTTTGACAGGATCCTAACGGGAACGATTCTCGCGCTTTCCAGGGCGTTGGGAGAGACGGCACCTCTGGTGGTCATTGGTGCCTCAACGTTCATCAGCGTTGACCCTTCCAGTATCTTCTCGAAATTCACGACCTTGCCGATTCAAATCTACCAGTGGTCGGCTCGTCCCCAGGGTTCATACCGCAATATTGCAGCAGCAGCCATCATTGTCTTGTTGGTACTTCTGCTTGTGTTGAACAGCGGGGCGATCTATCTCAGAGACAAACTCGCCAAGAAAAAGAGGATGGCAGCATGA
- the pstC gene encoding phosphate ABC transporter permease subunit PstC, with product MTQRHITHPFGKKRRLHERIIETILFLFALFSIMITVGIAVILIRESFLFFSDPEVTLVEFFTGKTWQPMIGLFGFLPLLNATIMTSVIAMLFAIPLGLFVAIYLAEYASDKVRARLKPILEVLAGIPTIVYGYFALTFMTPLLRSIFGQETVEIYNTASAGLVIGILVLPMIATMAEDAISAVPQELRLAGLALGGTPIETTFRVVLPAALSGLSATFLLALSRAIGETMIVALAAGAGPNMTFNPFEAAETITGYIVRISGGDVSYNSVDYNSIFALGLVLFIITFTLNLISRKVSNLFYQEYE from the coding sequence ATGACACAAAGGCATATCACCCATCCTTTTGGAAAGAAACGCAGGCTGCATGAACGGATTATTGAAACCATCCTGTTCCTGTTTGCACTGTTCTCCATCATGATCACTGTTGGGATTGCGGTGATTCTCATTCGCGAGTCCTTTCTCTTTTTCTCTGACCCCGAAGTCACCTTGGTTGAATTTTTTACCGGGAAGACCTGGCAACCCATGATCGGGTTGTTTGGTTTTCTCCCCTTGCTGAATGCAACCATCATGACGAGTGTTATCGCCATGTTGTTCGCCATACCCCTTGGGCTGTTTGTGGCAATCTATCTGGCGGAGTATGCATCTGACAAGGTCAGAGCTAGACTCAAGCCGATTCTTGAGGTGTTGGCAGGGATTCCAACCATAGTATATGGCTATTTTGCCCTTACCTTCATGACGCCATTGCTTCGCTCAATATTTGGTCAGGAGACAGTGGAGATTTACAATACGGCCAGTGCAGGATTGGTTATTGGGATTCTTGTACTTCCCATGATCGCCACCATGGCCGAGGATGCCATCTCAGCAGTCCCCCAGGAGTTACGCCTTGCAGGTCTTGCTCTTGGAGGGACCCCGATAGAGACCACATTCCGTGTTGTCCTTCCTGCCGCGTTAAGTGGGCTTAGTGCCACATTCCTGCTCGCTCTCTCCAGAGCTATTGGAGAGACCATGATCGTGGCCTTGGCAGCAGGGGCTGGGCCGAATATGACGTTCAATCCCTTTGAAGCTGCTGAAACCATCACGGGATACATTGTGAGGATCAGTGGAGGGGATGTCAGCTACAACTCGGTTGATTACAACAGTATTTTTGCGCTTGGGTTGGTGTTGTTCATCATCACCTTTACGCTGAATCTTATCTCAAGAAAAGTCTCAAACCTTTTCTATCAGGAGTATGAATAA
- a CDS encoding PstS family phosphate ABC transporter substrate-binding protein, with the protein MKRLSIIVLMVITLASLGAAGKSESENVATSSFSWIEGSEVEGLPGVNPLKVSGNIITAGSSTVYPLSERMAERFKEEGYSGVITIDSIGSGAGFERFTVSGETDISNASRGIKASEIEDAKKIGRNPIEFRVGTDALAVVVSKENTFLKDATMEELGKIFSTAKLWSDINPAYPAEPIQRFIPGTDSGTFDYFSEEVFDKNPEPMLSASHLQLSEDDNILVQGIKGSPYAIGFFGYAYYSENEDSLNILSINGIEASKANVDNNSYPLARPLFLYSDAEIMKSKPQVAAFLDFYLSYVNEEVVGVGYFPANEDELNKARQAWLDATQGAY; encoded by the coding sequence ATGAAAAGATTGAGTATTATCGTCCTGATGGTTATCACCTTGGCTTCACTTGGTGCAGCAGGGAAAAGTGAATCAGAGAATGTTGCAACAAGTTCCTTTAGCTGGATTGAAGGCTCTGAAGTTGAAGGCCTTCCTGGGGTAAACCCACTGAAGGTCAGCGGGAATATCATCACCGCTGGAAGTTCCACCGTCTATCCCCTTTCTGAGCGCATGGCTGAAAGGTTCAAGGAAGAAGGGTACAGTGGTGTTATCACCATTGACTCAATCGGAAGTGGTGCAGGCTTTGAACGCTTTACCGTATCCGGTGAGACTGACATCTCCAATGCAAGCCGTGGTATCAAGGCAAGCGAGATTGAGGATGCAAAGAAGATTGGTAGAAACCCCATCGAGTTCAGAGTTGGAACCGATGCTCTTGCAGTGGTCGTAAGCAAGGAAAACACTTTCCTGAAGGATGCAACCATGGAAGAGCTTGGTAAAATTTTCAGCACTGCCAAGTTGTGGTCTGATATCAATCCTGCCTATCCTGCCGAGCCCATCCAGCGCTTTATCCCTGGAACCGACAGTGGTACCTTCGACTACTTCTCTGAGGAAGTGTTTGACAAGAATCCTGAACCAATGCTCTCTGCTAGTCACCTGCAGCTCAGTGAGGATGACAACATCCTGGTACAGGGTATCAAGGGCAGTCCCTATGCAATTGGGTTCTTCGGCTATGCATACTACAGTGAGAATGAAGACTCGCTCAACATTCTCAGTATCAACGGAATTGAAGCAAGCAAGGCGAATGTGGACAACAACTCCTATCCCTTGGCAAGACCTCTCTTCCTCTATAGTGATGCCGAGATCATGAAGAGCAAACCACAGGTTGCAGCTTTCCTGGACTTCTACCTCAGCTATGTCAATGAAGAGGTTGTAGGTGTAGGTTACTTCCCTGCCAATGAGGATGAGCTGAATAAGGCTCGCCAGGCTTGGTTGGATGCTACCCAGGGTGCCTACTAA
- a CDS encoding desulfoferrodoxin family protein → MAKKLHFYRCPICHSMVDLVYDEGHSLHCCETEMQLLKPRTADERDANHEIVLTHRGDLLYVKVGSKPHPQSDDHQITTIFLVTKHHTRRHDIRKGTPASAVFTDTDHGDVYAYCNKEGLFKVSF, encoded by the coding sequence ATGGCAAAGAAGCTTCACTTCTATCGTTGCCCCATCTGCCATTCAATGGTTGATTTGGTATATGACGAGGGGCACTCCTTGCACTGCTGTGAAACCGAGATGCAACTCCTGAAACCAAGGACCGCAGACGAGAGAGATGCAAACCATGAAATAGTACTCACTCATAGGGGTGACTTACTCTACGTTAAAGTGGGAAGCAAGCCTCATCCCCAGAGTGATGACCATCAGATAACTACCATATTCTTGGTGACAAAACACCATACCCGGCGCCATGATATACGTAAGGGGACTCCTGCCTCTGCGGTATTCACCGATACTGACCATGGAGATGTATATGCCTACTGCAACAAAGAAGGATTATTCAAAGTCTCATTCTAG
- a CDS encoding isochorismatase family cysteine hydrolase: MPTATKKDYSKSHSRRLLVVIDMQKDFISGSLGTVEAEEVVDKVAAKVAGHKGPLAYTLDTHEADYLETSEGKHLPVPHCIKGEEGHQLVDQLKEPLKDAMVFEKPTFGSVDLATYIAKDQTITEVELVGVCTDICVVSNALLIKAMRPELPVLVDASCCAGTTPDNHEAALKTMHSCQIEVFS, translated from the coding sequence ATGCCTACTGCAACAAAGAAGGATTATTCAAAGTCTCATTCTAGAAGGTTGCTTGTCGTAATCGACATGCAAAAGGATTTCATCTCGGGAAGCCTCGGCACTGTTGAAGCAGAGGAGGTGGTTGATAAGGTGGCCGCGAAAGTGGCAGGTCACAAGGGGCCACTCGCCTATACCTTGGACACCCATGAGGCAGACTATCTGGAAACCAGTGAAGGGAAACACCTTCCTGTTCCTCACTGCATCAAGGGCGAAGAAGGACATCAGCTGGTAGATCAGCTCAAGGAGCCACTGAAAGATGCAATGGTCTTTGAAAAACCCACTTTCGGCTCGGTTGATCTTGCAACATACATAGCAAAGGACCAAACAATTACGGAAGTGGAGTTGGTGGGGGTATGCACTGACATCTGTGTGGTCTCCAATGCCCTCTTGATCAAGGCAATGAGACCGGAGCTTCCTGTCCTCGTTGATGCAAGTTGTTGCGCTGGAACAACCCCCGACAACCATGAGGCAGCACTTAAGACAATGCATTCGTGTCAAATCGAGGTTTTTTCTTGA
- a CDS encoding nucleoside-diphosphate kinase, with translation MEQSLSYVLVTPYTVAKSRTGGVLSRLLSRISLELVGAQMIAMDQTITEEYASIIKTREKDEGANISNLLSSYIEQNLGPTGGVKHRSLLLLFKGEHPCEELTKVVGSFQKEARLVENVTGMSIRDTYADLIYTDEKESDVLYFEPAVITAQSQNEADQTLALFGSWLPGENNIVKNRPDEYYEKAQRTLVIIKPDNWKYASSRPGMIIDMFSRSGLRIVGIKVLKMSVAQALQFYGPTKEGLKAKLAPIYGMQARELLESEFNVLLGDQLQTILTNSFGDMYSEEQFERIVEFMAGIKPSECKAEDLDKPGLVKCMVLIYEGVDAVSKIRTILGATDPNKALAGTIRREFGSNIRVNAAHASDSPENAQREMGVLEAEENFNATLIKGYLESKATASPR, from the coding sequence ATGGAACAGTCCTTATCGTATGTTCTGGTTACCCCATATACCGTAGCAAAAAGTCGCACCGGCGGGGTGCTATCCAGACTTCTCTCCCGCATATCCCTCGAGCTTGTAGGAGCTCAGATGATTGCAATGGATCAAACCATTACCGAGGAATATGCATCGATCATCAAGACTAGGGAAAAGGATGAGGGTGCAAACATCTCAAACCTTCTTTCCTCTTACATAGAACAGAACCTAGGGCCCACCGGTGGAGTCAAACACCGATCCTTGTTGCTTCTATTCAAAGGGGAACATCCCTGTGAGGAACTTACCAAAGTGGTGGGATCCTTCCAGAAGGAAGCCCGCCTGGTGGAAAATGTTACCGGTATGTCAATCCGTGACACCTATGCTGATCTTATCTATACCGATGAAAAAGAGAGCGATGTCCTCTATTTTGAGCCGGCAGTCATCACTGCACAGAGCCAGAATGAAGCTGACCAAACGCTCGCCCTCTTTGGCTCGTGGTTGCCTGGAGAGAACAACATCGTCAAGAACAGACCTGATGAATATTATGAGAAGGCCCAGCGAACACTGGTTATCATCAAGCCAGATAACTGGAAGTATGCATCCAGCCGCCCCGGCATGATCATAGATATGTTCAGTCGCAGTGGACTTCGCATCGTAGGTATCAAGGTACTGAAGATGTCCGTTGCCCAGGCTCTGCAGTTCTACGGCCCGACCAAGGAAGGCCTGAAAGCCAAACTTGCTCCCATCTACGGTATGCAAGCGAGGGAACTCCTGGAAAGTGAATTCAATGTACTGCTGGGTGACCAGCTCCAGACAATCCTGACCAACAGCTTCGGCGATATGTACAGTGAAGAACAGTTCGAACGCATTGTAGAGTTCATGGCCGGTATAAAGCCGAGTGAATGCAAGGCCGAGGATTTGGACAAGCCAGGACTGGTAAAATGCATGGTCCTGATCTATGAAGGCGTTGATGCCGTGAGTAAGATCAGAACAATCCTTGGTGCCACAGACCCAAACAAGGCACTTGCTGGAACCATCCGCAGAGAATTTGGCTCCAATATCCGCGTCAATGCTGCACACGCATCTGACTCACCGGAGAATGCCCAACGAGAGATGGGTGTATTGGAAGCTGAAGAGAATTTCAACGCCACCCTGATCAAGGGATATCTCGAATCTAAAGCAACCGCTTCTCCCCGCTAA
- a CDS encoding PAS domain-containing protein yields the protein MELIHNHDKRTSRLIEYFQILYQGTTDKETYESYRDVLETATAYETNAALDELLSKAEDIESYTIPVARFIRSVGKGLESATLPDYQDNVLLISLAEENVEIAKVSSSLQQLSIQLKKEGDSDISRIQEILSSFDLLQKHYDRLQNELFPLFEQTSNEHSCVKLMWAIQNTALDLKKQTQAYEGSDMASFWKLFSNFYFNMEILRYRETYILYPVAYRALGEHSEKRMDNALSDALFSCKTGALTFKQLELIFRLLPLDIAFIGADDRVKFYSDPPHRIFPRSPQVIGRLVQNCHPPKSVSTVEEILSSFKEGREDTAEFYLVVKGAFVHIQYYAVRSMDGKYLGTLEVTQDATHLRALSGEKRLL from the coding sequence ATGGAACTAATACATAATCATGACAAGCGTACTTCACGGCTTATCGAGTACTTCCAGATTCTTTATCAGGGAACTACCGACAAGGAAACCTATGAATCCTATCGTGATGTATTGGAAACAGCCACAGCATATGAGACGAATGCGGCATTGGATGAACTCCTCAGCAAGGCAGAGGATATTGAGTCCTATACCATTCCAGTAGCAAGATTCATCAGGTCAGTGGGAAAGGGCTTGGAGAGTGCTACGCTTCCAGATTACCAAGACAATGTACTGCTTATATCCTTGGCTGAGGAGAATGTTGAAATCGCGAAGGTATCCTCTTCATTGCAGCAACTCAGCATACAGCTCAAGAAGGAGGGAGACAGCGATATTTCACGCATTCAGGAAATTCTTTCCTCGTTTGACCTGCTACAGAAGCACTATGATCGATTGCAGAATGAGCTATTTCCCCTTTTTGAGCAAACCAGCAATGAACATAGCTGCGTGAAGCTGATGTGGGCGATCCAGAATACAGCCCTTGACCTGAAGAAGCAGACGCAAGCCTATGAAGGCAGTGATATGGCATCATTCTGGAAATTGTTCAGCAACTTCTACTTCAATATGGAAATATTGCGATATCGGGAGACGTATATCCTCTACCCGGTTGCCTATCGTGCACTAGGCGAACATAGTGAAAAGCGCATGGACAATGCTCTTTCTGATGCACTCTTTTCATGTAAGACTGGTGCTCTTACCTTCAAACAGTTGGAGTTGATCTTCCGCCTCCTCCCACTCGATATAGCTTTCATTGGGGCCGATGACCGGGTCAAGTTCTACTCTGACCCCCCACATCGTATCTTTCCCCGTAGTCCACAGGTAATTGGAAGGTTGGTGCAGAACTGCCATCCTCCAAAGAGTGTGTCCACCGTCGAGGAAATCCTCAGTTCCTTCAAAGAAGGAAGGGAGGATACTGCGGAGTTCTATTTGGTTGTAAAGGGAGCTTTTGTCCACATCCAGTACTACGCAGTGCGTAGCATGGATGGCAAGTATCTTGGGACCTTGGAAGTGACCCAAGACGCAACACACCTCAGAGCCCTTAGCGGGGAGAAGCGGTTGCTTTAG
- a CDS encoding LCCL domain-containing protein yields the protein MNKLLRIGVGVVVLSLLLLGCTSASLSFSNGIPEIQLGYDHGAFIEALNHVPDVEPWLMSGDMFSERVGDIFTLELPPGGSDLAIWGTGVYTGDSNVGTAAVHSGLITFEEGGRVYFKILEGRSYYRGSTQKGVTSITYGSWPLSFVFTDKKGNLLEEDILEEYVIDWRTNADFLNLFVGEEVTVSLPPGGTEETIWGSGPYSSDSPIGTAAVHAGKISFEGGGEVTIQFIGEAPRFNGSTKHGVTSESFNDQMEAYIFL from the coding sequence ATGAACAAGTTACTAAGAATCGGTGTTGGAGTTGTTGTGCTTTCCCTGTTGCTTCTAGGCTGTACATCTGCCTCACTTTCTTTCTCAAACGGTATTCCGGAGATCCAATTAGGGTATGACCATGGTGCATTCATAGAAGCACTCAATCATGTTCCCGATGTCGAGCCATGGTTAATGAGTGGGGACATGTTCAGTGAACGGGTCGGTGATATCTTCACACTCGAATTGCCACCTGGAGGGTCCGATCTTGCTATCTGGGGAACTGGGGTCTATACCGGTGACAGCAATGTAGGAACGGCTGCTGTGCACAGTGGCCTGATAACCTTCGAGGAAGGTGGTAGGGTATACTTCAAGATTCTTGAAGGCCGCTCGTACTACAGAGGCAGTACACAAAAGGGAGTTACATCAATCACCTATGGCTCCTGGCCACTCAGTTTTGTGTTTACCGACAAGAAAGGAAATCTGCTTGAGGAAGACATACTGGAAGAGTATGTCATAGACTGGCGGACAAATGCTGATTTCCTCAATCTGTTTGTAGGGGAAGAGGTGACTGTCTCTCTCCCACCAGGAGGAACGGAGGAGACCATCTGGGGATCTGGTCCTTATAGTAGTGACAGCCCGATTGGAACTGCAGCTGTCCATGCAGGGAAGATTTCCTTTGAAGGGGGCGGAGAAGTGACCATCCAATTCATAGGAGAGGCTCCTCGATTCAATGGGTCCACCAAACATGGCGTTACTTCCGAGTCCTTTAACGATCAAATGGAGGCTTATATATTCCTCTAA
- a CDS encoding CPBP family glutamic-type intramembrane protease has product MKIDKKALHFALLFFPIGLLCAWYLAYTNSTVAANLGVEVSLPLLLLATFIQVALVYTLLLAYLGHQLARKVGLLRPLSFEKTLVGKAVLLGLLSALVMLSDYFVFAPHIPQVQASYSPESFSLVALLFSMLYGGILEEIMLRLFFLSLLVFILDLLFGKTRQGLEIPKAYYHIANLVAAILFALGHLPATQTAFGTLSGMLVLRSLVLNGVLGYLFGWVYLKMGIQYAMATHALTYLFFQGILFLFIF; this is encoded by the coding sequence ATGAAAATTGACAAGAAAGCATTACATTTTGCCCTGCTTTTTTTCCCTATAGGGCTTCTCTGTGCCTGGTATTTGGCGTATACGAACAGTACTGTAGCTGCAAACCTTGGGGTTGAAGTCTCACTCCCTCTGCTTCTTCTGGCCACCTTTATCCAAGTAGCTTTGGTGTATACGCTTCTGCTAGCCTACCTAGGACACCAACTTGCCCGTAAGGTTGGCCTGCTTCGCCCCCTCTCCTTTGAGAAAACACTTGTAGGAAAGGCGGTCCTCCTGGGACTCCTCTCTGCATTGGTCATGCTTAGTGATTATTTTGTGTTTGCGCCTCACATTCCCCAGGTCCAGGCCTCCTACTCCCCTGAATCCTTCAGCTTGGTTGCACTCCTCTTTTCCATGCTTTATGGAGGCATCCTGGAAGAGATCATGCTTCGATTGTTCTTCCTCTCCCTCCTGGTCTTCATACTCGACCTGTTGTTTGGAAAAACGAGACAAGGACTGGAAATCCCAAAAGCCTACTATCATATTGCGAATCTGGTAGCTGCGATACTGTTTGCCCTTGGGCATCTACCGGCAACACAAACGGCCTTCGGCACCTTGAGCGGTATGTTGGTACTCAGAAGCCTTGTACTCAACGGAGTATTGGGATACCTCTTTGGGTGGGTCTATCTGAAAATGGGAATCCAATATGCCATGGCCACACATGCCCTGACGTATCTGTTCTTCCAAGGTATTCTCTTTCTCTTTATCTTCTAG